The Mycolicibacterium fluoranthenivorans genome has a window encoding:
- a CDS encoding ATP-dependent Clp protease proteolytic subunit produces the protein MQPAHGGVVNPAHARYILPSFIEHSSFGVKESNPYNKLFEERIIFLGVQVDDASANDIMAQLLVLESLDPDRDITMYINSPGGSFTSLMAIYDTMQYVRADIQTVCLGQAASAAAVLLAAGTPGKRLALPNARVLIHQPAVGGAIQGQVSDLEIQAAEIERMRTLMDATLARHTGKDPAVIRKDTDRDKILTAAEAKDYGIIDTVLAYRKLSAQNA, from the coding sequence ATGCAGCCTGCCCACGGTGGCGTGGTGAATCCGGCTCACGCCCGGTACATCCTGCCGTCGTTCATCGAGCATTCGAGCTTCGGCGTCAAAGAGTCCAACCCGTACAACAAGCTGTTCGAGGAACGCATCATCTTCCTCGGGGTGCAGGTGGACGACGCCTCGGCCAACGACATCATGGCCCAGCTGCTGGTGCTCGAGTCGCTGGATCCCGACCGCGACATCACCATGTACATCAACTCGCCGGGTGGTTCGTTCACCTCGCTGATGGCGATCTACGACACCATGCAGTACGTCCGGGCCGATATCCAGACCGTCTGCCTGGGCCAGGCCGCCTCGGCCGCCGCGGTGTTGTTGGCCGCCGGTACCCCCGGTAAGCGGCTGGCCCTGCCCAACGCACGCGTGCTGATCCATCAGCCCGCCGTCGGCGGTGCCATCCAGGGTCAGGTCTCGGATCTGGAGATCCAGGCCGCCGAGATCGAGCGGATGCGCACCCTGATGGACGCCACGTTGGCGCGGCACACCGGGAAGGATCCGGCCGTCATCCGCAAGGACACCGACCGCGACAAGATCCTGACGGCCGCCGAGGCCAAGGATTACGGCATCATCGACACCGTTCTGGCCTACCGGAAGCTCTCCGCGCAGAACGCCTGA
- a CDS encoding DsrE family protein, translated as MNHTMNKAAISLTTGLEDAERVTVAFLVAVGAAESGRPTMMFLTKEAVRLVVPGVAVGTACDGCPALSELMARYEKAGGRYLVCPICIQAKHLDPHTFVDGADAGGTVQLWEWIGEGATTFSY; from the coding sequence ATGAATCACACGATGAACAAGGCCGCCATCAGCCTGACCACCGGTCTGGAGGATGCCGAACGCGTGACGGTGGCCTTCCTGGTCGCCGTCGGCGCCGCCGAATCGGGTCGGCCGACCATGATGTTCCTGACCAAGGAAGCGGTGCGGTTGGTGGTGCCCGGGGTGGCGGTGGGCACCGCCTGTGACGGGTGCCCGGCGTTATCGGAGCTCATGGCGCGCTACGAGAAAGCGGGCGGACGCTACCTGGTGTGCCCGATCTGCATTCAGGCCAAGCATCTGGACCCACACACGTTCGTCGACGGCGCCGATGCCGGCGGCACCGTGCAGTTGTGGGAGTGGATCGGCGAGGGTGCCACCACGTTCAGCTACTGA
- the tig gene encoding trigger factor, whose protein sequence is MKSTVEKLSPTRVRINVEVPFAELEPDFDRAFKQLAQQVRLPGFRPGKAPRKLLEARIGRGAVLEQVVNDALPSRYSEAVTTADVQPLGQPDIEVTKLEDNEELVFTAEVDIRPEIDLPDLSALTFSVDPIEVSDEEVDTELQNLRARFGTLTGVERAAVEGDFVSIDLSATVDGEDVPEAKTEGLSHEVGSGQLIEGLDEAITGLKTGESTTFTTTLVAGPHAGREAEVTVKVNSVKERELPEADDEFAQLASEFDTIDELKESLIEQVRRTKRIQQAEQIRDKALETLLADIEVPLPEAIVQAQVDDALHNAIHGLEHDEAKFEESLTEQGSSREEFDADNRSNAEKAVKTQLLMDAIADKLDIQVGQADLTERLVLMSRQYGLEPQQLLGFLQQNNQLPAMFADVRRGLTIAAVVHGATVTDTDGAVVDTAEFFGPAGGAEAAEAEDETADAPEAETADEGDDAEKAEKAEKKAAKKAAKKADKKQDKKDQDTAE, encoded by the coding sequence GTGAAAAGCACGGTCGAGAAGCTGAGCCCCACTCGGGTTCGGATCAACGTGGAGGTTCCCTTCGCCGAGCTGGAGCCCGATTTCGACCGGGCCTTCAAGCAGCTGGCTCAGCAGGTCCGGCTGCCCGGGTTCCGACCCGGCAAGGCGCCGCGCAAGCTTCTGGAGGCCCGTATCGGTCGCGGCGCGGTGCTGGAGCAGGTCGTCAACGACGCGCTGCCCAGCCGCTACAGCGAGGCGGTCACCACCGCCGACGTGCAGCCCCTCGGACAGCCCGATATCGAGGTCACCAAGCTCGAGGACAACGAGGAGCTGGTGTTCACCGCCGAGGTGGACATCCGCCCGGAGATTGATCTGCCCGACCTGTCCGCGCTGACGTTCAGCGTCGACCCGATCGAGGTCAGCGACGAAGAGGTCGACACCGAGCTGCAGAACCTGCGCGCCCGGTTCGGCACCCTGACGGGCGTGGAGCGTGCCGCGGTCGAGGGTGACTTCGTCTCCATCGACCTGTCGGCCACCGTCGACGGCGAGGACGTGCCCGAGGCCAAGACCGAGGGGCTGTCCCACGAGGTCGGCTCCGGCCAGCTCATCGAGGGCCTCGACGAGGCGATCACCGGGCTCAAGACCGGCGAGAGCACGACGTTCACCACCACCCTGGTCGCCGGTCCGCATGCCGGCCGGGAAGCCGAGGTCACGGTCAAGGTGAACTCCGTCAAGGAGCGCGAGCTGCCCGAGGCCGATGACGAGTTCGCCCAGCTGGCAAGCGAGTTCGACACCATCGACGAGCTCAAGGAGAGCCTGATCGAGCAGGTGCGCCGGACCAAGCGCATCCAGCAGGCCGAGCAGATCCGTGACAAGGCGCTGGAGACCCTGCTCGCCGATATCGAGGTGCCGCTGCCCGAGGCGATCGTGCAGGCTCAGGTCGACGACGCGCTGCACAACGCCATTCACGGCCTTGAGCACGATGAGGCGAAGTTCGAGGAGTCGCTGACCGAACAGGGCAGCAGCCGCGAAGAGTTCGACGCGGACAATCGCAGCAACGCCGAGAAGGCCGTCAAGACCCAGCTGCTGATGGATGCCATCGCCGACAAGCTGGACATCCAGGTCGGCCAGGCCGACCTCACCGAGCGGCTGGTCCTGATGTCGCGCCAGTACGGGCTCGAGCCGCAGCAGCTGCTGGGCTTCCTACAGCAGAACAACCAGCTGCCGGCCATGTTCGCCGATGTGCGGCGCGGCCTGACCATCGCCGCGGTGGTGCACGGGGCGACCGTCACCGACACCGACGGCGCGGTGGTCGACACCGCCGAGTTCTTCGGCCCGGCCGGTGGCGCCGAGGCGGCCGAGGCCGAGGACGAGACCGCAGACGCCCCGGAAGCCGAGACGGCCGATGAGGGCGACGACGCCGAAAAGGCGGAGAAGGCCGAGAAGAAGGCGGCCAAGAAGGCTGCCAAGAAGGCCGATAAGAAGCAGGACAAGAAGGATCAAGACACCGCTGAGTGA
- a CDS encoding ATP-dependent Clp protease proteolytic subunit, with translation MRSGASGLNLIDSVYERLLAERIIFLGTQVDDDIANRLCAQILLLAAEDPVKDIHLYINSPGGSVTAGMAIYDTMVLAPCDVATYAMGLAASMGEFLLAAGTKGKRYALPHARIMMHQPSAGIGGSAADIAIQAEQFALTKKEMNRLNAEFTGQTLERVETDADRDRWFTASEALEYGFVDHIITSVSVNGDGPGAGIK, from the coding sequence ATGCGTTCTGGCGCGTCGGGGCTCAACCTCATCGACTCGGTGTATGAGCGGTTGCTCGCCGAGCGCATCATCTTCCTGGGCACCCAGGTCGATGACGACATCGCGAACCGGCTGTGCGCGCAGATTCTGCTGCTGGCCGCGGAAGACCCCGTCAAGGACATCCACCTGTACATCAACTCGCCCGGTGGTTCGGTGACCGCGGGTATGGCCATCTACGACACCATGGTGCTGGCGCCGTGTGATGTGGCGACCTACGCCATGGGTCTGGCCGCCTCGATGGGTGAGTTCCTGCTCGCCGCGGGCACCAAGGGCAAGCGGTACGCCCTGCCGCACGCGCGGATCATGATGCACCAGCCGTCCGCCGGTATCGGTGGTAGCGCGGCCGACATCGCGATCCAGGCCGAGCAGTTCGCGTTGACGAAGAAGGAGATGAACCGGCTCAACGCCGAGTTCACCGGCCAGACTCTGGAGCGGGTCGAGACGGACGCGGATCGCGATCGCTGGTTCACGGCGTCCGAAGCCCTGGAATACGGCTTCGTAGACCACATCATCACCAGCGTCAGCGTTAACGGCGACGGACCAGGAGCAGGTATCAAATGA
- a CDS encoding HD domain-containing phosphohydrolase, which produces MAAPAETPSRAELLAALSVAVDLGLGQPGEHMLRSALIATRLSDRLGLSRTERDCIYYTTLIMWIGCHADSHEYARWFGDDIAVRRDTYQVDNAGLPFMRFLMANIARGEPLVHRLNVMATLLINARGHLSAMIHSHCTSAVLLADRLGLGPDVQAALTFAFERYDGGGMPAGVRGDGIPIQMRIAQLADVIEVHHRTGGVAGAVAVATTRRGGQFDPGLVDAFTRDPDAILAPPVAGDAWQAALHEAPDRHERLDERGVDTLLTALGDFVDLKCPFTLGHSRAVAALAGDAAAAAGLDAAAVALTRRAGHVHDLGRIGVSNQIWSKAGPLTAGEFERVRLHPYLTVRILSQVRGLAQVAQLAGNHHECLDGSGYPRGLPDSALGLPDRVLAAAVAYQSGCEPRPYREAFTPASAARRLRARVRAGQLDPVAVEAVLHAAGHHAERPRGRPDGLTPREVDVLRLVARGASNKEISETLVISEKTARNHVERTYAKIGVSNRIGASMYALRHGLANPG; this is translated from the coding sequence ATGGCTGCGCCGGCCGAGACACCGAGCCGTGCCGAGCTGCTCGCTGCCCTGTCGGTTGCGGTCGACCTGGGGCTGGGGCAGCCGGGCGAGCACATGCTGCGCTCCGCCCTGATCGCCACCAGGCTCTCCGACCGGTTGGGTCTGAGCCGCACCGAGCGGGACTGCATCTACTACACGACGCTGATCATGTGGATCGGTTGTCACGCCGACTCGCACGAGTACGCGCGCTGGTTCGGCGATGACATCGCCGTGCGCCGGGACACCTACCAGGTGGACAACGCCGGGCTCCCGTTCATGCGCTTCTTGATGGCCAACATCGCCCGTGGCGAGCCCTTGGTCCACCGCCTGAACGTGATGGCGACGCTGCTCATCAATGCGCGCGGACATCTGTCCGCGATGATCCACTCGCACTGCACCTCGGCGGTCCTGCTCGCCGACCGGCTGGGCCTGGGACCCGATGTGCAGGCCGCGCTGACGTTCGCCTTCGAACGCTACGACGGCGGCGGGATGCCCGCGGGTGTGCGCGGCGACGGTATCCCGATCCAGATGCGGATCGCCCAGCTGGCCGACGTGATCGAGGTGCATCACCGCACCGGCGGGGTGGCGGGCGCCGTCGCCGTGGCGACCACACGTCGCGGCGGCCAGTTCGACCCCGGGCTCGTCGATGCGTTCACCCGCGACCCCGACGCGATCCTGGCCCCGCCGGTGGCCGGGGACGCGTGGCAGGCAGCGCTGCACGAAGCGCCCGACCGGCATGAGCGCCTCGACGAGCGCGGCGTGGACACGCTGCTGACGGCTCTGGGCGACTTCGTCGACCTCAAGTGCCCGTTCACGCTCGGCCATTCCCGGGCGGTGGCGGCACTGGCCGGCGATGCGGCTGCGGCGGCCGGTCTCGACGCCGCCGCAGTGGCCCTCACTCGGCGCGCGGGGCACGTCCACGACCTCGGACGTATCGGGGTGTCCAATCAGATCTGGTCCAAAGCCGGCCCGCTGACCGCCGGCGAGTTCGAACGCGTACGTCTGCACCCCTATCTGACGGTGCGGATCCTCAGCCAGGTGCGCGGGCTGGCGCAGGTCGCGCAACTGGCCGGCAATCACCACGAATGCCTGGACGGATCGGGATATCCGCGTGGGCTACCCGATTCCGCCCTGGGCCTGCCCGACCGGGTGCTGGCCGCGGCGGTCGCCTACCAGTCCGGCTGCGAACCCCGGCCGTACCGCGAAGCGTTCACCCCGGCGTCGGCGGCCCGCCGGCTGCGCGCACGGGTGCGCGCCGGCCAACTCGACCCGGTGGCCGTCGAGGCGGTGCTGCATGCGGCCGGCCATCACGCCGAACGACCCCGCGGCCGCCCCGACGGTCTCACCCCGCGCGAGGTCGATGTCCTGCGTCTGGTCGCCCGCGGTGCGTCGAACAAGGAGATCTCGGAGACGCTCGTGATCAGCGAGAAGACCGCGCGCAACCACGTCGAGCGCACCTACGCCAAGATCGGGGTGTCCAACCGCATCGGGGCCAGCATGTACGCGCTGCGCCATGGGCTGGCCAACCCCGGATAG
- a CDS encoding lipase family protein: MKDRQIFVTMVALASVATLTFAYWCTVPAVSANLWPQRLQLGSADPGSIVSTTPLTAVTPEISALSAASVRIVYRSTRAPSGELVDVSGAFFVPTGTAPAGGWPVVAVAHQGEGTDEPCAPSRSGSLLGNAPLVVALLKGGYAVTVSDYAGLGEPGQANDYLDVTSAGRNVIDSVRALRAAFPDISNRWAAFGTRLGGAAVWAADQQAAGYAAEMDLVGAAARSPLGDLAPLLERARTGSLTVDQRKVLLWSMTSLSRQHPGLNLDDYRRGSVAQDWEAMTKCFGADVRRGELAIAAMATEDVAPSTPTAAAVLDNLVHARALPDLPLSAPLSVVNDSDDTVVDPQWNNEEITKACRRGDSISWRTNSAPAAQKTTGNALAASTTSQIGWLANRFAGLPLANGCGSVSVSSPGAGTLLSTEDIPGVAAALGLPAGAKAARVTYQSTQGDTGSSTVVSGTVFAPAGDPPAGGWAAFAFGHGTTGIQQECGPSVLLQGANTWLAAAVGPPIAKLLELGFAVSFPDYEGLGAPGVHRYIDFRTAGLNMIDSVRALRAAFPGVSTRWAAIGTSQGAGATWSADEQSDSYAPELQLIGAVALAPPADLTGIVDKVISGDITPSQLGVLQLILASLAREDVGLDVDEFRRGSAAQNWEVLSSCDVPEAEARSAALKALTPADLVPATPEAADTLRDLLARRKLPQHRMSAPIFIVYGTGDLLIDSGWISGAIARACALGGTIAFEAEDGRGHDNLDATPALSWLLDRFANRPVVNDCPGRA, translated from the coding sequence GTGAAAGATCGACAGATCTTCGTGACGATGGTGGCGCTGGCGAGCGTCGCGACTCTCACGTTCGCCTACTGGTGCACAGTACCCGCGGTTTCAGCAAATTTATGGCCGCAGCGCCTCCAGCTCGGCTCGGCTGATCCCGGCAGTATCGTCAGCACCACTCCGCTGACCGCCGTCACCCCGGAGATCAGTGCCCTCAGTGCCGCGTCCGTCCGGATCGTCTACCGCTCGACGCGTGCCCCTTCGGGCGAACTCGTCGACGTGTCGGGGGCGTTCTTCGTTCCCACCGGGACTGCGCCCGCCGGCGGCTGGCCGGTCGTGGCTGTCGCTCATCAAGGCGAGGGAACCGACGAACCGTGCGCACCGTCGCGCAGCGGCAGCCTGTTGGGTAATGCACCCCTTGTCGTCGCGTTGTTGAAGGGCGGCTATGCCGTCACTGTCAGCGACTACGCCGGCCTCGGAGAACCCGGACAGGCCAATGACTACCTCGACGTGACCAGCGCCGGTCGTAACGTGATCGACTCTGTCCGGGCCCTACGCGCAGCCTTTCCGGATATCTCGAATCGATGGGCTGCGTTCGGCACGCGACTCGGTGGTGCGGCCGTCTGGGCGGCCGATCAACAGGCAGCCGGCTACGCCGCCGAGATGGACCTGGTCGGCGCGGCCGCCCGTTCGCCGTTGGGTGATCTCGCTCCGCTCCTCGAACGAGCCCGGACCGGATCACTCACCGTCGACCAGCGCAAGGTCCTGCTCTGGTCGATGACCTCGTTGTCCCGCCAACATCCCGGTTTGAACTTGGATGACTACCGACGCGGGTCGGTCGCCCAGGACTGGGAAGCGATGACAAAGTGCTTCGGGGCCGATGTTCGTCGTGGTGAACTCGCGATCGCGGCGATGGCTACCGAAGACGTGGCGCCGTCGACGCCTACTGCTGCCGCGGTACTGGACAACCTGGTGCATGCTCGCGCCCTGCCCGACCTACCGTTGAGCGCGCCCCTGTCCGTCGTCAACGACTCCGATGACACCGTTGTCGATCCTCAGTGGAACAACGAGGAAATCACCAAGGCGTGCAGGCGAGGCGACAGCATCTCCTGGCGCACCAACTCCGCCCCGGCGGCGCAGAAGACGACCGGCAATGCGCTCGCAGCGTCGACCACAAGCCAAATCGGTTGGCTTGCCAATAGATTCGCCGGGTTGCCGCTCGCCAACGGGTGCGGTTCGGTTTCGGTGAGCAGCCCCGGCGCCGGCACGTTGCTGTCCACCGAGGACATTCCCGGCGTTGCGGCCGCGCTCGGACTACCAGCCGGTGCGAAGGCAGCGCGCGTGACGTACCAATCGACGCAGGGCGACACCGGATCGTCGACAGTCGTTTCCGGCACCGTTTTCGCGCCCGCCGGTGATCCGCCGGCCGGCGGCTGGGCGGCGTTCGCATTCGGGCATGGCACGACCGGCATCCAGCAGGAGTGTGGTCCGTCTGTCCTGCTTCAAGGGGCGAATACCTGGCTGGCAGCCGCAGTGGGACCGCCTATCGCCAAGCTGCTCGAACTGGGCTTCGCCGTCAGCTTCCCGGACTACGAAGGGCTGGGCGCTCCAGGTGTCCACCGTTACATCGACTTTCGCACGGCTGGTCTGAACATGATCGACTCCGTGCGCGCACTCCGGGCGGCCTTTCCGGGCGTTTCGACGCGCTGGGCCGCCATCGGCACGTCCCAGGGCGCTGGTGCCACCTGGTCTGCTGACGAGCAATCCGACAGCTACGCACCGGAACTCCAACTCATCGGTGCCGTGGCCTTGGCGCCGCCCGCGGACTTGACCGGCATCGTGGACAAGGTCATCAGCGGTGACATCACCCCGAGTCAACTCGGCGTACTACAGCTGATTCTCGCCTCGCTTGCGCGTGAAGACGTGGGCCTGGATGTCGACGAATTCCGCCGGGGATCCGCCGCGCAGAACTGGGAGGTCCTCAGCTCGTGCGATGTCCCCGAGGCGGAGGCCCGGTCGGCTGCGCTCAAGGCGCTCACGCCGGCAGACCTGGTGCCGGCCACTCCCGAGGCCGCGGACACACTGCGGGACTTGCTGGCACGTCGGAAGCTGCCACAACACCGGATGTCGGCCCCGATATTCATCGTGTACGGAACAGGGGATCTCCTCATCGATTCGGGGTGGATCTCGGGTGCCATCGCCCGGGCCTGCGCGCTCGGAGGCACGATCGCCTTCGAAGCAGAGGACGGGCGAGGCCACGACAACCTGGACGCGACACCTGCGCTCAGTTGGCTGCTCGACAGGTTCGCCAACCGGCCCGTTGTCAATGACTGTCCCGGACGGGCGTGA
- a CDS encoding PDR/VanB family oxidoreductase codes for MMRRSLRALVKPYVGEPPRGLYRAKAPDLLIRIAGAAVPHFLSVVTRLGGDTEPPELPAAVNRTTMRIADRRRVTADGQVLALTLTPLDDTPLPRWNPGAHLDVHLPSGLIRQYSLCGDPGRRGEYRIAVRHSPEGAGGSVEVHGLSTGRLVEVSDPRNAFMMPLPGSASRASKLHFIAGGIGITPILSMVRLAEQQGTPWTLHYTGRHRDALAFVDELAPYGEKVHVRTDDEHGVPSAAALLDGVDPTTAVYVCGPPPMVDAVLRAIPRDSGIEVHSERFSAAPVVDGRPFELELAHCGTVVGVGADRSALAALRNAVPSVAYSCQQGYCGTCVQRVVSGEVDHRDDLLTEEQRRCGQMLVCVSRAKSTGERLVLDL; via the coding sequence ATGATGCGCCGCTCGTTACGCGCGCTCGTCAAGCCGTACGTCGGTGAACCGCCGCGCGGCCTGTACCGCGCCAAGGCGCCCGATCTGCTGATTCGGATCGCGGGTGCCGCGGTGCCGCACTTCCTCTCGGTGGTGACGCGCCTGGGCGGTGACACCGAACCGCCGGAGCTTCCGGCCGCGGTGAACCGCACGACGATGCGCATCGCGGACCGGCGCAGGGTCACCGCCGACGGCCAGGTGCTGGCACTCACCCTGACCCCGCTCGACGACACGCCCCTGCCGCGATGGAACCCGGGCGCGCACCTCGATGTGCACCTGCCGTCCGGCCTGATCCGGCAGTACTCGCTGTGTGGCGATCCGGGGCGACGCGGAGAGTATCGAATTGCGGTGCGGCACAGCCCAGAAGGCGCGGGCGGGTCGGTCGAGGTGCATGGTCTGAGCACCGGCCGCCTGGTCGAGGTGAGCGATCCGCGCAACGCGTTCATGATGCCGCTGCCGGGATCGGCATCGCGTGCGTCGAAGTTGCATTTCATCGCCGGCGGCATCGGCATCACGCCGATCCTGTCGATGGTCCGGCTCGCCGAACAACAGGGCACGCCGTGGACGCTGCACTACACCGGCCGCCACCGGGACGCCCTGGCGTTCGTGGACGAGCTGGCGCCCTACGGCGAGAAGGTGCACGTGCGGACCGACGATGAGCACGGGGTGCCGAGCGCCGCGGCCCTGCTCGACGGGGTGGATCCGACAACGGCGGTGTATGTGTGCGGGCCGCCGCCGATGGTCGACGCGGTGCTGCGGGCCATTCCGCGGGATTCCGGTATCGAAGTGCACAGCGAGCGTTTCAGCGCCGCGCCGGTGGTCGATGGCCGACCGTTCGAACTGGAGTTGGCCCACTGCGGCACCGTGGTGGGGGTCGGCGCGGATCGCAGTGCGCTCGCCGCGCTGCGCAATGCCGTTCCCTCCGTGGCGTATTCGTGCCAGCAGGGCTATTGCGGTACCTGTGTGCAGCGGGTGGTCTCCGGCGAGGTGGACCACCGTGACGACCTGCTCACCGAGGAGCAGCGCCGATGCGGACAGATGCTGGTGTGCGTGTCCCGGGCCAAATCGACGGGCGAGCGACTGGTGCTGGACCTGTAG
- a CDS encoding metal-dependent hydrolase has product MTQPRLGYPSPVDEFAPEEVALRPRDAKFGWDETPLHWMPGDPYGSHATTALNLFLPVAERWFAKLLTEALDYVRDERLREQIIGFIGQEAIHARTHDDVLVEFVRRHGIDPTPFLDQLEWVAGQYDLRMAQISSPTRRRKALTSGTHALSAAEHFTGVLGHWALNNEWDSLDVDPMMADLMRWHGAEEVEHRHVSYNVAKYFGMDYFAQAAAGLMVSVVFFALVLRGLKFLVHADPQLPNLGYVRLLWKMRASGKRGSLPTIAYLFRTGSRLLRRDYNPVDEGSTAQAVAYLASSPAARVMHG; this is encoded by the coding sequence GTGACTCAGCCGCGGCTCGGGTACCCGAGCCCTGTGGACGAATTCGCACCCGAGGAAGTGGCCCTGCGCCCGCGCGATGCGAAGTTCGGGTGGGACGAGACCCCGCTGCACTGGATGCCCGGCGACCCCTATGGCTCGCACGCCACCACCGCGTTGAACCTGTTCCTGCCGGTCGCGGAGCGTTGGTTCGCCAAGCTGCTCACCGAGGCGCTCGACTACGTCCGCGACGAGCGGCTGCGCGAGCAGATCATCGGATTCATCGGCCAGGAGGCCATCCACGCCAGGACCCACGATGACGTGCTCGTCGAGTTCGTGCGCCGGCACGGCATCGACCCCACCCCGTTTCTGGACCAGTTGGAATGGGTCGCCGGTCAGTACGACCTTCGGATGGCGCAGATTTCCAGTCCCACCCGGCGCCGCAAGGCGCTGACCTCGGGGACTCATGCGCTCAGCGCGGCCGAGCATTTCACCGGGGTGCTGGGGCACTGGGCCTTGAACAACGAATGGGACAGCCTGGATGTGGATCCGATGATGGCGGATCTGATGCGCTGGCACGGTGCCGAGGAAGTGGAACACCGGCACGTGTCCTACAACGTGGCCAAGTACTTCGGCATGGACTACTTCGCGCAGGCAGCAGCCGGCCTCATGGTCAGCGTCGTGTTCTTCGCCCTCGTGCTGCGCGGCCTGAAGTTCCTGGTGCACGCCGATCCCCAACTACCCAACCTGGGATACGTCCGGCTGCTGTGGAAAATGCGCGCGTCAGGTAAGCGAGGCTCCCTGCCCACCATCGCCTACCTGTTCCGGACCGGGTCGCGGCTGCTGCGCCGCGACTACAACCCGGTCGACGAAGGCAGCACCGCCCAGGCCGTCGCGTACCTGGCCTCCTCCCCCGCCGCACGCGTCATGCACGGATGA
- a CDS encoding alkane 1-monooxygenase — protein MVPTIPGMVGLSWLLVWTTDWPAFWWTGAALTFVVIPAIDHLIGQEARNRAPDHALSALEGDRYYRAATHLYLPAQYLSLIFACWLWSGGGWLTISPIGKLGLMVTTGVVGGIANNAAHELGHKRARAERWLSKLALAQTFYGQFYVEHNRGHHVRVATAEDPASARFGENVYAFAIRSVTGGTSSALGLEAKRLARKGHSRWSLRNDVLNAWLISAALFTGLALWFGAVDLPWLAGQAMIGMFLLEAMNYVSHYGLRRRRLPSGRYERLRPAHCWNGNAVLTNVFLLHLQRHSDHHLNPVRRYQAVRLDDQAPQLPGGYVSMLTLALCPPLWRRVMDPRVLDIYGGDVSLTALPPGDAKRLARQQI, from the coding sequence ATGGTCCCGACAATCCCCGGGATGGTCGGGCTGTCCTGGTTGCTGGTGTGGACCACCGACTGGCCGGCGTTCTGGTGGACCGGCGCGGCCCTCACGTTCGTGGTGATCCCGGCCATCGATCATCTGATCGGCCAGGAGGCGCGGAACCGCGCGCCGGACCATGCACTGTCCGCGCTGGAAGGTGACCGGTACTACCGCGCAGCCACTCACCTGTATCTGCCCGCGCAGTACCTTTCGTTGATCTTCGCGTGCTGGCTGTGGAGCGGTGGCGGTTGGCTCACCATCTCCCCGATCGGGAAGCTCGGGTTGATGGTGACCACCGGCGTGGTGGGCGGCATCGCCAACAACGCCGCCCACGAATTGGGGCACAAGCGCGCCCGCGCCGAACGATGGCTGAGCAAGTTGGCACTGGCGCAGACTTTCTACGGGCAGTTCTACGTCGAGCACAATCGCGGACACCACGTGCGGGTGGCCACCGCCGAGGACCCGGCGAGCGCCCGATTCGGGGAGAACGTCTACGCCTTCGCCATCCGCTCGGTGACCGGAGGTACCAGCTCGGCCCTGGGTCTGGAAGCCAAACGGCTCGCCCGCAAAGGACATTCACGCTGGTCGCTGCGAAACGATGTGCTCAACGCGTGGCTGATCAGCGCGGCCCTGTTCACCGGGCTGGCGTTGTGGTTCGGCGCCGTCGACCTGCCTTGGCTGGCGGGCCAGGCAATGATCGGGATGTTCCTCCTCGAAGCGATGAACTACGTGTCCCACTACGGACTGCGCAGACGCCGACTGCCCTCCGGTCGGTACGAACGACTTCGCCCCGCACACTGCTGGAACGGAAATGCCGTCCTGACCAACGTCTTCCTGCTGCATCTGCAGCGACATTCCGACCATCACCTGAACCCGGTGCGTCGCTACCAGGCGGTCCGCCTGGACGACCAAGCACCACAACTACCAGGCGGATACGTGTCGATGCTGACCCTTGCACTGTGTCCGCCGTTGTGGCGGCGGGTGATGGATCCGCGTGTGCTGGACATCTACGGCGGCGACGTCAGTCTGACCGCATTGCCCCCGGGCGACGCCAAACGCCTGGCACGGCAACAGATA